A window of the Streptomyces griseochromogenes genome harbors these coding sequences:
- the upp gene encoding uracil phosphoribosyltransferase, which yields MRLHVVDHPLVAHKLTTLRDQRTDSATFRRLADELVTLLAYEATRDVRTEAVDIQTPVERTTGVKLARPRPLVVPILRAGLGMLDGMVRLLPTAEVGFLGMIRNEETLQASTYASRMPEDLSGRQVYVLDPMLATGGTLVAAIQELIKRGADDVTAVVLLAAPEGVAVMERELAGTPVTVVTAAVDERLNEHGYIVPGLGDAGDRLYGAAE from the coding sequence ATGCGTCTCCACGTCGTCGACCACCCCCTGGTCGCCCACAAGCTCACCACGCTGCGCGACCAGCGCACCGACTCCGCGACCTTCCGGCGGCTCGCCGACGAACTGGTCACCCTGCTCGCCTACGAGGCCACGCGGGACGTACGCACCGAGGCCGTCGACATCCAGACCCCGGTCGAGCGGACCACCGGCGTGAAGCTGGCCCGCCCCCGCCCGCTGGTCGTCCCGATCCTTCGGGCCGGTCTCGGCATGCTGGACGGCATGGTCCGCCTGCTGCCGACCGCCGAGGTGGGTTTCCTCGGCATGATCCGCAACGAGGAGACGCTCCAGGCTTCCACCTATGCCTCGCGCATGCCGGAGGACCTGTCGGGGCGCCAGGTGTACGTCCTGGACCCGATGCTGGCCACGGGCGGCACGCTGGTGGCGGCCATCCAGGAGCTGATCAAGCGGGGCGCCGACGATGTGACCGCGGTCGTTCTGCTCGCCGCGCCCGAGGGCGTCGCGGTGATGGAGCGGGAACTGGCGGGGACGCCGGTGACGGTCGTCACCGCGGCGGTCGACGAGCGCCTCAACGAGCACGGGTACATCGTGCCCGGGCTCGGGGATGCGGGCGATCGGCTGTATGGGGCCGCTGAATAG
- a CDS encoding YceI family protein — MGLNAKIRTRDGWAVSHAVVTVTDMTGTQVLRAEADAEGAVRDATELAPGAYTVIVTAVGYAPAASSAIVTASGRAEVGTVTLARRGGAELPPPGPWTIDPAHSSVAAVAQHLGISSVHGRFAEFGGSIEIAPDDVTKSRVEAVIRAASVDTGNGMRDTHLRSADFLDVERHPEITFRSAGLTQAGPDRWTVHGELAMHGILRPVDLDLAYLGTGADPWGGTRAAFRATAELHREDFAMNYNQVLQAGIAAIGTTLKVELDIQAVQGDSLPMA; from the coding sequence ATGGGCCTGAACGCGAAGATCCGTACCCGGGACGGGTGGGCCGTCTCGCACGCGGTCGTCACGGTGACCGACATGACCGGAACGCAGGTGCTGCGGGCCGAGGCGGACGCCGAGGGTGCCGTACGGGACGCCACCGAGCTGGCGCCGGGGGCGTACACGGTGATCGTGACGGCCGTCGGGTACGCGCCCGCCGCCTCCAGCGCGATCGTCACCGCGAGCGGACGGGCCGAGGTCGGCACGGTGACCCTGGCCCGGCGGGGCGGCGCCGAACTGCCGCCGCCCGGTCCCTGGACCATCGACCCGGCGCACTCCTCCGTCGCCGCCGTCGCCCAGCACCTGGGGATCTCCAGCGTGCACGGCCGGTTCGCGGAGTTCGGCGGGAGCATCGAGATCGCCCCGGACGATGTCACCAAGTCCCGTGTGGAGGCGGTGATCCGCGCCGCCTCGGTGGACACCGGCAACGGGATGCGCGACACCCACCTGCGGTCCGCGGACTTCCTCGACGTCGAACGGCACCCGGAGATCACCTTCCGCTCGGCCGGCCTGACCCAGGCGGGCCCGGACCGCTGGACGGTCCACGGCGAACTGGCGATGCACGGGATCCTCAGGCCGGTCGATCTGGACCTGGCCTACCTCGGCACCGGCGCCGATCCGTGGGGCGGTACCCGCGCCGCGTTCCGCGCGACCGCCGAACTGCACCGCGAGGACTTCGCGATGAACTACAACCAGGTGCTGCAGGCGGGGATCGCCGCGATCGGCACGACGCTGAAGGTCGAGCTGGACATCCAGGCGGTTCAGGGGGACTCGTTGCCGATGGCCTGA
- a CDS encoding RNA polymerase sigma factor SigF, translating into MSAEQGSSKVLTPTSETAPKELDALDVLDDVTALEAVPTPAVEAAAPLPAPPAVADIDTRTLSRSLFLRLAALDEDSPERAYVRDTLIELNLPLVRYAAARFRSRNEPMEDIVQVGTIGLIKAIDRFDCERGVEFPTFAMPTVVGEIKRFFRDTSWSVRVPRRLQELRLALTKASDELSQKLDRSPTVTELATVLGVSEEDVVDGLAVGNAYTASSLDSPAPEDDGGEGSLADRLGYEDSALEGVEYRESLKPLLAKLPPRERRIIMLRFFANMTQSQIGEEVGISQMHVSRLLTRTLAQLREGLISD; encoded by the coding sequence ATGTCCGCAGAACAGGGCAGCTCGAAGGTGCTCACGCCCACGAGCGAGACAGCGCCCAAGGAGCTCGACGCTCTCGACGTGCTCGATGACGTCACGGCGCTCGAAGCCGTGCCGACCCCGGCCGTCGAGGCCGCCGCCCCTCTCCCGGCGCCGCCGGCCGTGGCGGACATCGACACCCGCACCCTGTCCCGCTCCCTGTTCCTGCGGCTCGCCGCACTCGACGAGGACAGCCCCGAGCGCGCCTACGTCCGGGACACCCTGATCGAGCTGAACCTCCCCCTCGTGCGCTACGCGGCAGCCCGCTTCCGCTCGCGCAACGAGCCGATGGAGGACATCGTCCAGGTCGGCACGATCGGCCTGATCAAGGCGATCGACCGCTTCGACTGCGAACGGGGCGTGGAGTTCCCGACGTTCGCGATGCCGACGGTCGTGGGCGAGATCAAGCGCTTCTTCCGCGACACCTCGTGGTCGGTCCGCGTCCCGCGCCGGCTCCAGGAGCTGCGCCTGGCCCTCACCAAGGCCAGCGACGAGCTGTCCCAGAAGCTGGACCGCTCCCCGACGGTGACGGAGCTGGCCACGGTCCTCGGCGTCTCCGAGGAGGACGTGGTCGACGGCCTCGCGGTCGGCAACGCCTACACCGCCTCCTCCCTCGACTCCCCGGCCCCCGAGGACGACGGCGGCGAGGGCTCGCTCGCCGACCGCCTCGGCTACGAGGACAGCGCGCTGGAGGGCGTGGAGTACCGCGAGTCCCTCAAGCCGCTGCTGGCCAAACTCCCGCCGCGCGAGCGCCGGATCATCATGCTGCGCTTCTTCGCCAACATGACCCAGTCGCAGATCGGCGAGGAGGTCGGCATCTCCCAGATGCATGTCTCCCGGCTGCTGACCAGGACTCTGGCGCAGCTGCGCGAGGGGCTCATCTCCGACTGA
- a CDS encoding Dabb family protein encodes MIRHLVLFKLNEGVERDDPRVVAGVEAFEALGGQIEELRVWECAWNISDRPIAYDFAINSAVEDKDALRRYLEHPAHQAGVALWRELATWVIADYEF; translated from the coding sequence ATGATCCGCCACCTGGTCCTCTTCAAGCTCAACGAGGGCGTCGAGCGCGACGATCCGCGGGTCGTGGCGGGTGTCGAGGCCTTCGAGGCGCTCGGCGGCCAGATCGAGGAGCTGCGCGTCTGGGAGTGCGCCTGGAACATCAGCGACCGGCCGATCGCCTACGACTTCGCGATCAACTCGGCGGTCGAGGACAAGGACGCCCTGAGGCGTTACCTGGAGCACCCGGCCCACCAGGCGGGCGTCGCGCTGTGGCGCGAGCTCGCCACGTGGGTGATCGCCGACTACGAATTCTGA
- a CDS encoding ArnT family glycosyltransferase, producing the protein MTTRYDQPTQPDSPAAWGPPPTGRPRDGEPRQPFVRRLWRGRPEDPRWARPAFLGLLAATLVTYLYNLSASGYANSFYSAAVQAGSTSWKAFFFGSLDGGNAITVDKPSAFMWPMELSVRIFGPNAWAILTPEVLMGVGAVAVVYAAVRRRFSPAAGLIAGAVLALTPVAALMFRFNNPDALLALLMTLACYFVVRAVEDGRTRWLVWAGAAIGFAFLAKTLQAFLILPPLAIVYAVCGPVKLSKRLAQLGLATLALVVAGGWWVAIVELWPASSRPYIGGSQNNSFLELTFGYNGLGRINGDETGSVGGGGGAGGTGRWGATGWDRMFGDEIGSQISWLLPAALILLVAGLWATRKARRTSVTRASFLVWGGSLLITMVVFSYMAGIFHQYYTVALAPYIAAVTGMGAGLLWEKRKETWASLTLAASVVAAAAWGYVLLNRTSTYLPWLKWLVLVGGLAAAFGLVFAGRISRQLALGAAAVGLLAALAGPTAYTLSTVNSAHTGSIPTAGPAGASMMGFGGGRPGGGKGGAMRGGFGGGMPGQQGRQGQQNGTGNMPGGQGFPGGGMPGQNGNGQGRNQQNGNGFPGGGMGEGGRMGGGAGGLLNGANVSSAAKKLLEKDAGTYTWVAASIGSQNAASYQLATGDPVMAIGGFNGTDPSPTPAQFEKYVADGKIHYFIAGGGMGGGAGGGNSGTSSRITLWVESNFKKVTVGSATFYDLTQKTSS; encoded by the coding sequence ATGACCACCCGTTACGACCAGCCGACCCAGCCCGACAGCCCCGCCGCCTGGGGCCCGCCGCCGACCGGCCGGCCGCGGGACGGTGAGCCCCGGCAGCCGTTCGTACGGAGACTGTGGCGCGGCCGCCCCGAGGACCCGCGCTGGGCGCGCCCGGCCTTCCTCGGCCTGCTGGCCGCCACCCTCGTCACCTACCTGTACAACCTGAGCGCCTCCGGCTACGCCAACTCCTTCTACTCGGCGGCCGTCCAGGCGGGCAGCACATCCTGGAAGGCGTTCTTCTTCGGTTCGCTGGACGGCGGCAACGCCATCACCGTCGACAAGCCCTCGGCCTTCATGTGGCCGATGGAGCTGTCGGTCAGGATCTTCGGTCCGAACGCGTGGGCGATCCTCACCCCCGAGGTCCTGATGGGCGTCGGCGCGGTGGCGGTCGTGTACGCGGCGGTACGACGCCGGTTCAGTCCCGCGGCCGGTCTGATCGCGGGTGCGGTGCTCGCGCTCACCCCCGTCGCCGCACTGATGTTCCGGTTCAACAACCCGGACGCGCTGCTGGCCCTGCTGATGACGCTGGCCTGCTATTTCGTCGTACGTGCCGTCGAGGACGGGCGGACGAGGTGGCTGGTGTGGGCCGGTGCCGCGATCGGCTTCGCGTTCCTCGCCAAGACACTGCAGGCGTTCCTGATCCTGCCGCCGCTCGCGATCGTCTACGCCGTCTGCGGTCCGGTGAAGCTGAGCAAGCGGCTGGCACAGCTGGGCCTCGCGACCCTCGCGCTGGTCGTCGCGGGCGGCTGGTGGGTCGCGATCGTCGAGCTGTGGCCGGCCTCCTCCCGCCCCTACATCGGCGGTTCGCAGAACAACAGCTTCCTCGAGCTGACCTTCGGCTACAACGGCCTCGGCCGGATCAACGGCGACGAGACCGGCAGCGTCGGCGGCGGTGGCGGGGCGGGCGGCACCGGCCGCTGGGGCGCCACCGGCTGGGACCGGATGTTCGGCGACGAGATCGGCAGCCAGATCTCCTGGCTGCTCCCGGCCGCGCTGATCCTGCTGGTCGCGGGCCTGTGGGCGACCAGGAAGGCCCGGCGTACGTCGGTCACGCGCGCCTCGTTCCTGGTGTGGGGCGGCTCGCTGCTGATCACCATGGTGGTCTTCAGCTATATGGCGGGCATCTTCCACCAGTACTACACGGTGGCCCTCGCCCCCTACATCGCGGCCGTGACCGGCATGGGCGCCGGGCTGCTGTGGGAGAAGCGGAAGGAGACCTGGGCGTCCCTCACGCTCGCCGCGTCCGTGGTCGCCGCTGCCGCCTGGGGCTATGTGCTGCTCAACCGCACTTCCACCTATCTGCCCTGGCTGAAGTGGCTGGTTCTGGTCGGCGGGCTCGCGGCCGCGTTCGGCCTGGTCTTCGCGGGCCGCATCTCGCGGCAGCTCGCGCTCGGCGCGGCCGCGGTGGGCCTGCTGGCCGCGCTGGCCGGCCCGACGGCGTACACCCTCAGCACGGTGAACTCCGCGCACACCGGCTCCATCCCGACGGCAGGCCCGGCGGGCGCGAGCATGATGGGCTTCGGCGGCGGCCGTCCGGGCGGTGGCAAGGGCGGCGCGATGCGCGGCGGCTTCGGCGGCGGAATGCCCGGCCAGCAGGGCCGGCAGGGCCAGCAGAACGGCACTGGGAACATGCCGGGCGGCCAGGGCTTCCCCGGTGGCGGCATGCCAGGCCAGAACGGCAACGGCCAGGGCCGGAACCAGCAGAACGGCAATGGCTTCCCCGGCGGCGGCATGGGCGAAGGCGGCCGTATGGGCGGCGGCGCGGGCGGCCTGCTGAACGGCGCCAACGTCAGCTCCGCGGCCAAGAAGCTGCTGGAGAAGGACGCGGGGACATACACCTGGGTCGCCGCCTCCATCGGCTCCCAGAACGCCGCGAGCTACCAGCTGGCCACCGGCGACCCGGTGATGGCGATCGGCGGCTTCAACGGCACCGACCCGTCCCCGACGCCGGCCCAGTTCGAGAAGTACGTGGCGGACGGGAAGATCCACTACTTCATCGCCGGCGGCGGCATGGGCGGTGGCGCGGGAGGCGGCAACAGCGGTACGTCGTCCCGGATCACCTTGTGGGTCGAGAGCAACTTCAAGAAGGTGACCGTCGGTTCGGCCACCTTCTACGACCTCACCCAGAAGACGAGCAGCTGA
- a CDS encoding PPOX class F420-dependent oxidoreductase, whose protein sequence is MAPNIATNTRVSLDDLLGFVRPRHRAILLTRRADGSPQGSPLTCGVDDSGRIVVSTYPERAKTRNAERDPRVSLIVLSDEWNGPWVQIDGTAEVIDSPDSVEPLVEYYRNIAGEHPDWDEYRAAMVKQGKSIIRVTPERWGPVATGGFPARLAPEE, encoded by the coding sequence ATGGCTCCGAACATCGCGACGAACACCCGTGTCTCGCTCGACGACCTGCTGGGCTTCGTACGGCCCCGCCATCGCGCCATCCTGCTGACCCGGCGGGCCGACGGCAGCCCCCAGGGCTCCCCGCTGACCTGCGGGGTCGACGACTCGGGCCGGATCGTGGTCTCCACCTACCCCGAGCGCGCCAAGACCCGCAACGCCGAGCGGGATCCGCGGGTGAGCCTGATCGTCCTGAGCGACGAGTGGAACGGCCCCTGGGTGCAGATCGACGGGACCGCCGAGGTCATCGACAGCCCGGACTCCGTCGAACCCCTGGTGGAGTACTACCGCAACATCGCCGGCGAGCACCCCGACTGGGACGAGTACCGGGCGGCGATGGTCAAGCAGGGGAAGTCCATCATCCGGGTGACACCCGAGCGGTGGGGGCCTGTGGCGACCGGTGGTTTCCCGGCCCGGCTCGCCCCCGAGGAGTAG
- the tadA gene encoding tRNA adenosine(34) deaminase TadA: MRLALDEASLAVGGGDVPVGAVLLSPDGTTVLAAGHNEREATGDPTAHAEVLAIRRAAALLGQWRLTGCTLVVTLEPCTMCAGALVQSRVDRVVYGARDEKAGAAGSLWDVVRDRRLNHRPEVVEGVLAEDCARLLTEFFRDR; this comes from the coding sequence ATGCGGCTCGCCCTCGACGAGGCCTCGCTGGCCGTCGGGGGCGGGGACGTCCCCGTCGGCGCCGTCCTGCTGTCCCCGGACGGTACGACGGTGCTGGCGGCCGGGCACAACGAGCGCGAGGCCACCGGCGACCCCACGGCCCACGCGGAAGTGCTGGCGATCCGGCGGGCCGCCGCGCTGCTCGGGCAGTGGCGGCTGACCGGCTGCACGCTGGTCGTCACGCTCGAACCCTGCACGATGTGCGCGGGCGCGCTGGTCCAGTCCCGGGTGGACCGGGTGGTCTACGGCGCCCGGGACGAGAAGGCGGGCGCGGCCGGCTCCCTGTGGGACGTCGTACGCGACCGCCGGCTCAACCACCGGCCCGAGGTCGTCGAGGGCGTCCTGGCCGAGGACTGCGCACGGCTCCTCACGGAGTTTTTCCGGGATCGCTGA
- a CDS encoding MarR family winged helix-turn-helix transcriptional regulator: MAEQAQFEELARQLSAVGAVKRDLGRILPPDCPAGSAAVLTLLGRHGDMRMSKLAELLAVDMSVTSRHVAHVAARGWIERSPDPADKRSRILRLTPAGLAQLDELSQRTTHLLAERLADWTDDEVGQLIRLMTRLRASFGDCRSAPLRHASAVAPVIAETTRTPAST; encoded by the coding sequence ATGGCCGAGCAGGCGCAATTCGAAGAGCTGGCGCGCCAGCTCAGTGCCGTCGGAGCCGTGAAGCGGGACCTCGGGCGCATCCTGCCGCCCGACTGCCCGGCCGGCTCGGCCGCCGTGCTGACGCTGCTCGGCCGCCACGGCGACATGCGCATGAGCAAGCTCGCCGAGCTGCTCGCCGTGGACATGTCGGTCACCAGCCGGCATGTCGCGCACGTCGCCGCACGCGGCTGGATCGAGCGGTCACCGGACCCCGCCGACAAGCGCTCGCGCATCCTGCGCCTGACGCCCGCGGGGCTGGCGCAGCTCGACGAGCTGTCCCAGCGGACCACCCATCTGCTCGCCGAGCGGCTGGCCGACTGGACCGACGACGAGGTCGGCCAGCTCATCCGGCTGATGACGCGCCTGCGTGCGTCCTTCGGCGACTGCCGGTCCGCCCCGCTCCGGCACGCCTCCGCAGTCGCCCCCGTAATCGCAGAGACCACCCGTACACCCGCAAGCACGTAA
- a CDS encoding RNA polymerase sigma factor SigF, with the protein MTAFDGWLIDEEVALTVSASTAPPQEEATTPAPTSPAAAPPAPEKRRGADTRALTQVLFAELKELKPGTPEHHRVRGALIEANLPLVRYAAARFRSRNEPMEDVVQVGTIGLINAIDRFDPDRGVQFPTFAMPTVVGEIKRYFRDNVRTVHVPRRLHELWVQVNSATEDLTTAFGRSPSTAEIADRLRISEEEVLSCIEAGRSYHATSLEAAQEGDGLPGLLDRIGYEDPALDGVEHRDLVRHLLVQLPEREQRILLLRYYSNLTQSQISAELGVSQMHVSRLLARSFQRLRSANRIEA; encoded by the coding sequence ATGACCGCTTTTGACGGATGGTTGATCGATGAAGAGGTGGCGTTGACCGTGTCGGCCAGTACTGCGCCACCCCAGGAGGAGGCGACCACCCCCGCGCCCACGTCCCCGGCCGCCGCCCCTCCGGCCCCCGAGAAGCGCCGCGGCGCCGACACCCGCGCCCTCACCCAGGTCCTCTTCGCCGAGCTCAAGGAGCTCAAGCCGGGCACGCCGGAGCACCACCGCGTGCGCGGGGCGCTCATCGAGGCCAATCTCCCGCTCGTGCGCTACGCGGCAGCCCGCTTCCGCTCCCGCAACGAACCGATGGAGGACGTCGTCCAGGTCGGCACCATCGGCCTGATCAACGCCATCGACCGCTTCGACCCGGACCGGGGCGTGCAGTTCCCCACCTTCGCCATGCCGACCGTGGTCGGCGAGATCAAACGGTACTTCAGGGACAACGTCCGCACGGTCCACGTACCGCGCCGGCTGCACGAGCTGTGGGTCCAGGTGAACAGCGCGACCGAGGACCTCACCACGGCCTTCGGGCGCTCGCCGTCCACCGCCGAGATCGCCGACCGGCTGCGGATCAGCGAGGAGGAGGTGCTCTCCTGCATCGAGGCGGGGCGCTCGTACCACGCCACCTCGCTGGAGGCCGCACAGGAGGGCGACGGGCTGCCCGGACTGCTGGACCGGATCGGTTACGAGGACCCGGCGCTGGACGGCGTGGAGCACCGGGATCTGGTCCGCCATCTCCTCGTCCAACTCCCCGAGCGAGAACAGAGAATCCTTCTTCTGCGCTACTACAGCAATCTCACCCAGTCACAGATCAGCGCGGAACTCGGTGTGTCGCAGATGCACGTATCGCGGCTACTCGCGCGTAGCTTCCAACGGCTGCGGTCCGCGAATCGGATCGAGGCATAA
- a CDS encoding MFS transporter, which produces MSASQGHPQRWVILGVICLAQLTVLLDNTVLNVAIPSLTRELHAATSDIQWMINAYSLVQSGLLLTAGSAADRYGRKKMLITGLALFGTGSLVAGFAHSTGQLIAARAGMGIGGALLMTTTLAVAMQIFAPDEQPKAIGIWSAVNALGFAAGPLIGGFLLNHFWWGAIFLINIPVAALGLVAVVALVPESKSPRGDRPDLLGALLSTIGMATLVFAIISGPGHGWTSPRVLAAAGVAVVALTAFAYWESRVEEPMLDLHFFRDRRFTGAVAGAVLITFGMGGALFLLTQHLQFVLGYGPLEAGLRTAPLALSVVLLNFTGLSAKWFKRLGTPVSIALGMMLMAAGLVSIAELASGGYAGTLVGLLLIGAGCAVANPAMATAIMSAIPPEKAGVGAGINGTLAEFGNGLGVAVLGAVLSSSVASGESLSAGLGAGQLVGAAAVLMGGLLAAGLLRRAERMVA; this is translated from the coding sequence ATGTCTGCATCCCAAGGCCATCCCCAGCGCTGGGTGATCCTCGGCGTCATCTGTCTCGCCCAGCTCACCGTGCTGCTCGACAACACCGTCCTGAACGTGGCCATCCCCTCGCTCACCCGCGAACTGCACGCGGCCACCTCCGACATCCAGTGGATGATCAACGCCTATTCCCTGGTGCAGTCCGGCCTGCTGCTCACCGCGGGCAGCGCCGCCGACCGCTACGGCCGCAAGAAGATGCTGATCACGGGGCTCGCCCTGTTCGGCACCGGCTCCCTGGTGGCGGGGTTCGCCCACTCCACCGGCCAGCTGATCGCCGCCCGGGCCGGCATGGGCATAGGCGGCGCCCTGCTGATGACCACCACGCTCGCCGTGGCGATGCAGATCTTCGCGCCCGACGAGCAGCCGAAGGCGATCGGCATCTGGAGCGCGGTCAACGCGCTCGGCTTCGCGGCCGGCCCGCTCATCGGCGGCTTTCTGCTGAACCACTTCTGGTGGGGCGCGATCTTCCTGATCAACATCCCGGTCGCGGCGCTGGGCCTCGTCGCGGTGGTGGCTCTCGTACCCGAGTCCAAGAGCCCTCGCGGTGACCGCCCGGACCTGCTCGGCGCGCTGCTGTCGACCATCGGCATGGCCACGCTCGTCTTCGCGATCATCTCCGGCCCCGGCCATGGCTGGACCTCGCCGCGGGTGCTCGCCGCGGCGGGCGTGGCGGTCGTGGCACTGACGGCGTTCGCGTACTGGGAGAGCCGGGTCGAGGAGCCGATGCTCGATCTCCACTTCTTCCGGGACCGCAGGTTCACCGGGGCGGTCGCCGGGGCCGTTCTCATCACCTTCGGCATGGGCGGGGCGCTGTTCCTGCTCACCCAGCACCTGCAGTTCGTGCTCGGGTACGGGCCGCTGGAGGCCGGGCTGCGGACCGCTCCGCTGGCGTTGTCGGTCGTGCTGCTCAACTTCACCGGGCTGTCGGCGAAGTGGTTCAAGCGGCTGGGGACGCCGGTGTCGATCGCGCTCGGGATGATGCTGATGGCGGCGGGGCTGGTGTCCATCGCCGAGCTCGCCTCCGGCGGTTACGCCGGGACTCTGGTCGGACTGCTGCTGATCGGGGCGGGGTGCGCTGTCGCCAACCCGGCCATGGCGACCGCCATCATGAGCGCGATTCCTCCGGAGAAGGCGGGAGTGGGGGCCGGGATCAACGGCACCCTCGCCGAGTTCGGCAACGGGCTCGGAGTCGCCGTTCTGGGGGCTGTGCTGAGCTCTTCGGTCGCCTCGGGGGAGTCTTTGTCGGCCGGATTGGGGGCTGGGCAGTTGGTGGGGGCGGCTGCTGTGCTGATGGGGGGTCTGCTGGCAGCCGGGCTGTTGCGGCGGGCGGAGCGGATGGTCGCCTGA
- a CDS encoding TetR/AcrR family transcriptional regulator has product MVREAARSARASVWLDGKARRGGRSGQPSGLDRERITSVSVRLLDAEGLAKFSMRRLAGELNVTAMSLYWYVDTKDDLLELALDAVYGELRLPDPEADGEDWRDELRSLATEYRVLLVRHPWLSPLAGRYLNIGPNSRAFSRRVQQVIRRSGLPARGVTGAISAVFQFVYGYGTIQGHFADRVADAGMSADDYFRTVMSAVSEAPQTADVVEEAKDIMAARGGDTVEEMLDRDFAFALDLLVAGIEAMVARG; this is encoded by the coding sequence ATGGTGAGGGAAGCCGCGCGGTCGGCGAGGGCCAGTGTGTGGCTCGACGGGAAGGCACGGCGGGGTGGGCGCAGCGGGCAGCCCTCGGGGCTGGACCGGGAGCGGATCACCTCGGTGAGCGTGCGGCTGCTGGACGCCGAGGGGCTGGCGAAGTTCTCCATGCGGCGGCTGGCCGGCGAGCTGAACGTCACCGCGATGTCCCTGTACTGGTACGTCGACACCAAGGACGACCTGCTCGAACTCGCCCTGGACGCGGTCTACGGCGAGCTGCGGCTGCCCGACCCGGAGGCCGACGGCGAGGACTGGCGCGACGAGCTGCGCAGCCTGGCCACCGAATACCGGGTGCTCCTCGTCCGCCACCCCTGGCTGTCGCCGCTCGCCGGGCGGTACCTCAACATCGGACCCAACTCGCGCGCCTTCTCACGGCGAGTGCAGCAGGTCATCCGCCGCTCGGGGCTGCCCGCACGCGGTGTCACGGGCGCCATTTCCGCCGTCTTCCAGTTCGTCTACGGCTACGGCACGATCCAGGGCCATTTCGCCGACCGGGTCGCGGACGCCGGGATGAGCGCGGACGACTACTTCCGCACCGTCATGAGCGCCGTGTCCGAAGCCCCGCAGACCGCCGACGTCGTCGAGGAGGCCAAGGACATCATGGCGGCCCGCGGCGGTGACACGGTCGAGGAGATGCTCGACCGGGACTTCGCCTTCGCCCTGGACCTGCTGGTGGCCGGGATCGAGGCGATGGTCGCCCGCGGCTGA